In Pristis pectinata isolate sPriPec2 chromosome 11, sPriPec2.1.pri, whole genome shotgun sequence, the following proteins share a genomic window:
- the LOC127576191 gene encoding uncharacterized protein C11orf87 homolog: MSARIHKDLPLSLSSCTGNRNFSQSNGTCVTEVGKLIHSFSATVVLIVLVTLIFGVIAVSLFTFHFHKSKMKKRKMQRAQEEYERDHCSPETVKGTSPKSVAVSPGPKAAAAAAAAAAVCLSPDSHNKRQSLDSRTGPERGGSESALHCTDAARNPVFHSMLL, translated from the coding sequence ATGAGTGCCAGGATACACAAGGATTTGCCGCTTTCTTTGTCCTCTTGTACTGGAAACAGGAACTTTTCTCAGAGCAATGGTACATGTGTGACCGAGGTGGGAAAGTTAATCCACTCCTTCTCGGCGACAGTGGTTCTTATCGTGTTAGTGACGCTGATATTCGGCGTGATCGCCGTCTCTCTCTTCACCTTCCACTTtcacaaaagcaaaatgaagaAGCGGAAAATGCAGAGGGCTCAGGAGGAGTACGAGCGCGACCACTGCAGCCCCGAAACCGTGAAAGGCACCTCGCCAAAGAGTGTGGCGGTGAGCCCGGGCCCcaaggcggcggcggcggcggcggcagcaGCAGCAGTCTGTCTGTCTCCTGACAGCCACAATAAAAGACAGAGTCTCGACTCTCGGACCGGCCCGGAGAGAGGAGGATCGGAATCAGCCCTCCACTGTACAGACGCTGCAAGGAATCCAGTGTTCCATTCCATGCTTTTGTAA